DNA sequence from the Vanrija pseudolonga chromosome 7, complete sequence genome:
TATTCTTTGGCATTCTCCATGTCCCGCTCAACGTTCCCGCCCTCGGTGTCTCGCTCTGTGAGGACAATGTCAAGCTTGACCGTGAGCTCGTGGCCCACGGCGTCTCCAACTTTGCCGCGGGTCTTGTTGGAACCGTTCCCAACTACCTGACCTATGTCAACAGTGTGCTATGTAAGTTCCATCCTGGGactcgctgaccccagtcTACCGGGTCGGTGGCGGTTCCAGACTCTCTGGCCTCATGCTGGCAGCCGCAACCGCGGGCATCATGTTTGTTGGTCCATCGGTTATCGGTTATCTTCGTGAGTACGCACCGCCGAGCCCTACTAACCCCCAGCGGTCATGGTCGTCGGTGCTCTTATCTACGTCCTCGGTATCGATCTCGTCATCGAGGCCGTCTGGGACACCAGGAACCGTGTCAACAGAATGGAGTACATTACCATCTGGGTGATCGCCATCGGCATGACCGTCTTTGACTTTGTCATTGGTCTCCTCATTGGCATCATCCTGGCATGCGTCTTCTTCGTCGTTCAGagctcgcgtcgccgtcctaTCCGTGCTGTCTTCAACGGCTCGACGGCAAAGTCCACTGtccgtcgcccccgcccccagaGAGCCTTCATCCAGTCGGTCGGCTCGCAGACCTACGTCATGAAGCTCCAGGGGTTCCGTGAGTCGATCTACCCTTGGCATCTCTGACTCTAGTCTTCTTTGGCACCAtcaatgtcgtcgaggacgagatcaGAAACCTCCTGGATCACCTCGTTTGGGAGAACAACCCGATCCGCTTCCTCATCATCGACTTTGCCCTGGttggcggcctcgacttTTCGTCGGCCGAGGCCTTTGTTCGAACCCAGAGACTGCTTGCGGCCAAGGATGTCCTCCTCATTCTCTGTGGCGCCGAGCCTCACAGCCCTGTCGGCACCGCTCTGCGTGCAGTCGATCTCTGGGCCGACCAGGAGGGCACCAGGGTGGAGGTGTTTACTACCCTCAACGACGCCCTCGAGTGGACAGAAAACGCCTACCTTACCGCGTTCTACGACAGCCAGACCCGCTGGAAGGCCAGCGAGGCAGAGCAGCCCCGTACGATCGACCTGCCAAAGATCAACCGCATGCCCTTCTCGCTTGCCGAGTCGTTCCAGAACAGCCCTCGTCGCAGCCACCTGGCacgcgctggcgacgacacCCTCCCTGGCCCCCACTACCAGGGTGCAACGTTAGCCCCTCCGGTCGAGAACAGCAAGCCTCACAAGCACGCAACGCCGATCAACATGGCTCAGCCTCTCCCTCTCCTTGTCCAGAGTCTCGGCTCGTACTGCGACGAAAGCGAAGCCTGGTTCGCTCAGTTTGTCAAGTACTTTAAGCAGGTTATTATCCTGGCCGGCGAGGTTGTCTGGGAGCAAGGCAGCCACCCAGATGGTCTCTACCTCATCGAGTCAGGTAGCCTCCGCGCTACGTACGAGTACGACAACCACCAGGAGCTTCTGCAGGAGACCATGGTCGCTGGTACGGTGGCTGGTGACCTCAGCACCATCAGTGACACGCTCCGCAACTGCACGGTCattgccgagcgcgacagTGTTCTCTGGAAGCTCGAGCCCTCGAGTTTGGCCCAGATGGAGAAGGACAACCCCGAAGCCGCGGGCAAGTTCATCAAGACCATTCTCAAGGGAGCGGTTGAGGAGGTTGATGTGCTCTCGGCGCACCTGATCGCGGTCCTGTCATAGTCTCTCGACCGACGTGCTCTCGGCTCGCCTGATTGCCGTTCCCCCattctctctctctccttACACCTAGTAACCACGACATTGCACACACCCAAATCATAGTTTCCTGTGTCTAAAATGCATGTTGGAGTAAATCAAGTCGATCAACTGAAATCTCGGATCCGAACCCACTCATTTGCCACTTGCATTTAAGAGCCCGAACCTCCACTCCATCGTCATCACACTTCCCCCCCATTCCTTGACTTTTTCCATCTCACTTGCCTTCCACCACCTATAGACTGCGGCACCATGGCACAAGCATTTGCGGCTCCTCTGGAGAACACGCGCGTGAGTATTGAAAGCACATGTTGTGCACCACTCACGCCCTCAGAATGTTACCATTGTCGCACATGTAGACCACGGCAAGACGAGTTTTGCCGACTCGCTCCTGTCGTCCAACAATATCATCTCGAACCGCATGGCCGGCAAGCTGCGCTTCCTTGACTCGCGAGAAGACGAGCAGGAGCGCGGTATCACGATGGAGAGCAGTGCGGTGGGTTCCTTGGCGCCATCTCGGCTCCGGTGAGCGCCAAGCAGCTGACCAAGCAGGTGTCGCTCCGCTTTGACATGATGCGCTTGCAACCTGACGGCAAGGGTAGGTAGTGTTGAAGGAGACGGGTCTAACGCGCAGCCGTTGCGTCAAAGCATATCTGCAATGTTATTGACACGCCTGGACACGTCGACTTTGCCAGCGAGGTGTCGACCGCTGCGCGTCTGTGTGatggcgcgctcgtcctcgtcgacgtgtgGGAGGGAGTGTGCACACAGGTAGGCGACGTGTGAGGCCACGCTGACGACTAGACCATTGCCGTGCTCCGCCAGGCATGGGTCGACAAGCTCCGCCCATTGCTCGTCATCAACAAGATGGACCGACTGATCACCGAGCTGCAGTTGTCGCCCTCGGAGGCCTACCACCACATTGCGCGGTTGATTGAGCAGGTCAACGCCGTCATGGGCTCTTTCTACGCCGGCGAGCGTATGGAGGACGACCTGCGATGgcacgaggagcgcgagaagcGCTTGGCCGAgcgggccgagcgcgcggctgccggcgacgcgccagagggcgaggactcgggcgacgtcgacgcagagtacgaggagcgcgaggacgaggataTCTACTTTTCGCCCGAGCGCGGCAACGTGCTCTTCGCGTCGGCCATTGACGGCTGGGCGTTCCGTCTTGGCAAGTTTGCGCGCCTCtacgccgacaagctcaagatcaaggagggcaaCCTCCGCCGCGTGCTCTGGGGCGAGTGGTACCTCGACCCCAAGACCAAGCGCGTTGTGAGCCGCAAGGCACTCAACGGGCGCCCCCTCAAGCCGCTCTTTGTCCAGTTTGTCCTCGAGAACATTTGGAAGGTGTACAACACGGTGCTCAACGAGTACAACCCCGACCTCCTGGCCAAGAttgtcggcgcgctcaacaTCAAGGTGTCGCCGCGCGATCTCAAGTCCAAGGACACGCGCAACCTGCTGACGGTCATCATGCAGCAGTGGCTGCCGCTCAGCACTGCGACATTCCAAGCCGTCGTGGACGTTatcccctcgccgcgcgccgcccaggcgATGCGCATGCCGTTCATGCTCCACCCCAAGGAGGCgcaggcgtcgtcgacgccactGCCCCCGGCGAACGAGTTTGAGAAGGAACTCTACTCGTGCGACCAGCGTCCCGAGGCGCCAGTGGTCTCGTACGTGTCGAAAATGTTTgccgtcaagcgcgaggaTCTGCCCGAGTACAAGCCCCGCGAGATGACCGCCGAGGAAATGCGCCGCCGTGGACGCGAGGAGCGTGAGCGCCGAGCTACCGTGCAGGCTtcccgcgcggcgctcggacTCGGTGACACGACCGACCccaacgagctcgcccgcgccaTTGACGACATTGAACTCAACAAGCCGACCgaggcgcccgccgccccggctACGCCTagcggcgaggtgctcctcGGCTTCTCTCGCATCTTCTCCGGTGTGCTGCGCCGGGGAACAACCCTGTTCGCCACGCTGCCCAAGtacgatgccgaggccgggcCCGACCACCCCCGTAACGCGCGCCACATTCGCCGTGTCACCGTCTTGGACCTGTACATGATGATGGGGCGTGACCTTGTCTCTGTGGAGGAGGTGCCCGCAGGGCATGTCTGCGCCATTGGCGGCCTGGACGGCATCGTGCCCCGCAACGCTACGCTCTGCGCCCCGCCTGCGGCTGGCGTtcccgaggacgccgagccgcccgcaTACGCTGGGGTCCTCATCAACCTGTCTGGCGTTGGTGTCAACACGGCGCCAATCGTCCGTGTGGCGCTCGAGCCTGTCAACCCTGGTGAGTACCTCTGGGCCCTAACCCGCTAACCCGCAGCCGATATGCCCAAGCTCGTCGCAGGCCTGCAGATTCTCAACCAGGCTGACCCCTGTGCCGAGTACCTCGTCCAGGAGACTGGCGAGCATgtcatcctcgccgccggtgaACTGCATCTCGAGCGCTGTCTCAAGGACTTGCGCGAGCGCTTTGCAAAGTGCGAAATCCAGGCGTCCGAGGCCATTGTGCCATTCCGTGAAACTGCCGTCAAGGGCGTCGACATGGCGCCGCCCAAGACTGCAGGAGCTCCGCGTGGTACAGTCCGTACATCCGTGTACGACGGCCTGGTCGAGTTTACCAtccgcgccgtgcccctccctcccgctGTGACCGACTTTTT
Encoded proteins:
- the ria1 gene encoding Ribosome assembly protein 1 gives rise to the protein MAQAFAAPLENTRNVTIVAHVDHGKTSFADSLLSSNNIISNRMAGKLRFLDSREDEQERGITMESSAVSLRFDMMRLQPDGKAVASKHICNVIDTPGHVDFASEVSTAARLCDGALVLVDVWEGVCTQTIAVLRQAWVDKLRPLLVINKMDRLITELQLSPSEAYHHIARLIEQVNAVMGSFYAGERMEDDLRWHEEREKRLAERAERAAAGDAPEGEDSGDVDAEYEEREDEDIYFSPERGNVLFASAIDGWAFRLGKFARLYADKLKIKEGNLRRVLWGEWYLDPKTKRVVSRKALNGRPLKPLFVQFVLENIWKVYNTVLNEYNPDLLAKIVGALNIKVSPRDLKSKDTRNLLTVIMQQWLPLSTATFQAVVDVIPSPRAAQAMRMPFMLHPKEAQASSTPLPPANEFEKELYSCDQRPEAPVVSYVSKMFAVKREDLPEYKPREMTAEEMRRRGREERERRATVQASRAALGLGDTTDPNELARAIDDIELNKPTEAPAAPATPSGEVLLGFSRIFSGVLRRGTTLFATLPKYDAEAGPDHPRNARHIRRVTVLDLYMMMGRDLVSVEEVPAGHVCAIGGLDGIVPRNATLCAPPAAGVPEDAEPPAYAGVLINLSGVGVNTAPIVRVALEPVNPADMPKLVAGLQILNQADPCAEYLVQETGEHVILAAGELHLERCLKDLRERFAKCEIQASEAIVPFRETAVKGVDMAPPKTAGAPRGTVRTSVYDGLVEFTIRAVPLPPAVTDFLAAQQKTIASMTLQRQEAAEDEVDAEAAENATRVLTPEQFWAELEKLFNKAGGEWTGAADRVWTFGPKNVGSNVLLDPAGKSTLRLRGREKVFADARADGKTADEALESADAAAAAAATEGATDGATASARLFRDFDHSIEAGFQMATFQGPLCAEPVVGMAWVVDQITYNPDEGEDSRGRASAVVGALISSVRDACRTGLLDWSPRIKLAMYTCDIQASTDVLGKVYAVVARRRGRVVSEEMKEGTSFFTIRAMLPVVESFGFADEIRKRTSGAASPQLIFSGYETLDQDPFWVPTTIEELEDLGEKADRANVAKGYVDGVRKRKGMFVEKKIVEFAEKQRTLKR